A genomic region of Deltaproteobacteria bacterium contains the following coding sequences:
- a CDS encoding glycosyltransferase has translation MEQRPQLTVIVPVYDEVLTVAELLARVRRVPLRKQILVVDDGSTDGSDRRLRQVKKSWEEDPDELTTLELFTHEENRGKGAAIRTAIPHARGEITLIQDADLEYDPREYETLIRPILEGRADVVYGSRFAGESRRVLYYWHSLGNRALTTMSNMLTDLNLTDMETCYKAFRTSVLQEIPLREDRFGFEPEITAKIARLGLRIFEVPISYHGRTYSEGKKIDWRDGVEAGRVMLHHWLKDEVSDSQVGRRTLEIMRRTGRYNDWLFEQLRPHLGLRVVEVGSGIGNISRKMLDRDRLVVTDIDEESLEVLRVEFGDFEQVDVCYFDLGAEIPAEVRDARPDTVVCCNVLEHVLDDRAALERIHEALVPGGKLLLLVPAHGFAYGGLDEALDHHRRYDRGGLEALLREVGYEIDSTVSLNLLGLAGWFVNGKVLGRRLIPRNQARLIDRLVPYLEAERRLHLPWGLSLLTVARKAWQGRD, from the coding sequence ATGGAGCAACGCCCTCAGCTCACGGTCATCGTCCCGGTCTACGACGAGGTGCTCACGGTCGCCGAGCTCCTCGCCCGGGTCCGCCGCGTCCCCCTGCGCAAGCAGATCCTCGTCGTGGACGACGGCTCCACCGACGGCTCGGACCGGCGCCTGAGGCAGGTGAAGAAGAGCTGGGAGGAGGACCCCGACGAGCTGACGACCCTCGAGCTCTTCACCCACGAGGAGAACCGGGGCAAGGGCGCCGCCATCCGCACGGCGATCCCCCATGCCCGGGGCGAGATCACCCTGATCCAGGACGCCGATCTCGAGTACGACCCCCGGGAGTACGAGACCCTGATCCGGCCGATCCTCGAGGGGCGCGCCGACGTGGTCTACGGCTCGCGCTTCGCCGGCGAGTCCCGGCGGGTGCTCTACTACTGGCACTCCCTGGGCAACCGCGCCCTCACGACGATGAGCAACATGCTCACCGACCTGAACCTCACCGACATGGAGACCTGCTACAAGGCCTTCCGCACCTCGGTGCTCCAGGAGATCCCGCTGCGCGAGGACCGCTTCGGCTTCGAGCCGGAGATCACCGCCAAGATCGCCCGCCTCGGCCTGCGCATCTTCGAGGTGCCCATCAGCTACCACGGCCGCACCTACTCCGAGGGCAAGAAGATCGACTGGCGCGACGGCGTCGAGGCCGGCCGGGTGATGCTGCACCACTGGCTCAAGGACGAGGTGAGCGACTCGCAGGTCGGCCGCCGGACCCTGGAGATCATGCGGCGGACCGGCCGCTACAACGACTGGCTCTTCGAGCAGCTCCGGCCCCACCTCGGCCTGCGCGTCGTGGAGGTGGGCTCGGGCATCGGCAACATCTCCCGCAAGATGCTCGACCGCGATCGCCTGGTGGTCACCGACATCGACGAGGAGAGCCTGGAGGTCCTCCGGGTCGAGTTCGGGGACTTCGAGCAGGTCGACGTCTGCTACTTCGATCTGGGCGCCGAGATCCCGGCCGAGGTGCGGGACGCCCGGCCCGACACCGTGGTCTGCTGCAACGTCCTCGAGCACGTCCTCGACGATCGGGCCGCCCTCGAGCGCATCCACGAGGCGCTGGTCCCCGGGGGGAAGCTGCTCCTCCTCGTCCCCGCGCACGGCTTCGCCTACGGCGGGCTCGACGAGGCCCTCGACCATCACCGCCGCTACGACCGGGGCGGCCTCGAGGCGCTGCTGCGGGAGGTCGGCTACGAGATCGACTCCACCGTCAGCCTCAACCTCCTCGGGCTGGCCGGCTGGTTCGTGAACGGCAAGGTGCTCGGCCGGCGCCTCATCCCCCGCAACCAGGCGCGCCTCATCGACCGCCTCGTCCCCTACCTCGAGGCCGAGCGGCGCCTGCACCTCCCCTGGGGGCTCTCGCTCCTCACGGTCGCGCGCAAGGCCTGGCAGGGCCGAGATTGA
- a CDS encoding prepilin peptidase translates to MDAAETVARMPIWFVLSVVIILAASIGSFLNVVIWRLPRGGSLLHPGSHCPGCEQPIAWYDNVPILSWLLLRGRCRRCGTGIDARYVMVEVLTTCLAVACWAVFGPTFEALRAFVLCALLVPLTYIDLEHWLLPHALTWPGIGFGLATAGLGEAGPGWGAAAIGAAAGFLGFWLVRVVGTLAFKREAMGFGDLFLLALLGAFLGWRPLAPLVFLASLQGAIVGVSLMVLTRRTPEDPETLKNTDDSEVVPDEEPAERGEETPEEEEDWVPPPGSMPFGPFLALAGLEMLFFGPEVLAWVLGLMGL, encoded by the coding sequence ATGGATGCCGCCGAGACCGTCGCCCGGATGCCGATCTGGTTCGTGCTCTCGGTGGTGATCATCCTCGCGGCCTCCATCGGCTCCTTCCTCAACGTGGTGATCTGGCGCCTGCCCCGGGGGGGCTCGCTCCTGCACCCGGGCTCCCACTGCCCGGGCTGCGAGCAGCCCATCGCCTGGTACGACAACGTCCCGATCCTCTCCTGGCTGCTCCTGCGAGGGCGCTGCCGCCGCTGCGGCACGGGGATCGACGCCCGCTACGTCATGGTCGAGGTGCTGACGACCTGCCTGGCCGTCGCCTGCTGGGCGGTCTTCGGCCCGACCTTCGAGGCCCTGCGCGCCTTCGTCCTCTGCGCGCTCCTCGTGCCCCTCACCTACATCGACCTCGAGCACTGGCTCCTGCCCCACGCCCTGACCTGGCCGGGGATCGGCTTCGGTCTCGCGACCGCGGGCCTGGGCGAGGCCGGGCCGGGCTGGGGCGCGGCGGCGATCGGCGCCGCCGCCGGCTTCCTCGGCTTCTGGCTGGTGCGGGTCGTGGGGACCCTGGCCTTCAAGCGCGAGGCCATGGGCTTCGGGGACCTCTTCCTCCTGGCCCTGCTGGGCGCCTTCCTGGGCTGGAGGCCCCTGGCGCCCCTCGTCTTCCTGGCCTCCCTCCAGGGGGCGATAGTAGGGGTTTCCCTGATGGTCCTGACCCGTCGCACCCCGGAAGATCCGGAAACATTGAAAAATACTGATGATTCTGAGGTCGTTCCGGACGAGGAGCCGGCCGAGAGGGGCGAAGAGACCCCGGAGGAGGAAGAGGACTGGGTGCCCCCGCCCGGGTCCATGCCCTTCGGGCCATTTTTGGCGCTAGCGGGCCTGGAGATGCTGTTTTTTGGACCTGAGGTCCTCGCCTGGGTCCTGGGACTCATGGGTCTCTAG